In Salinarimonas sp., a genomic segment contains:
- a CDS encoding type I secretion system permease/ATPase, whose product MSIAAAGRAGSHASEGPAPTELQKALAASRGSLLLVFLFSCGYNLLLLAPPLYLLQIYDRVLASRSVETLIMLTLVVVMAVAVGAALDYVRRAAMGRIGAWLEERLRPGVVTASFEYARRGNAQVAAEATRDLAALRQFIASPASVTLFDAPWALVFLGVLFLVHPLLGAIGAVGAVAMLTAAIAGEILTKAPAARAQLADAATHRRLAGALRNVQTIRAMGMLDGAADLVCRDVEGAGAAHASAMRRAETLQSLSRGTRALVQILIMGAAAWLVLREHLSAGIIFASSLLLGRALAPMEGVVAGWKAGGGARTAFGRLQSVLRDGAPPRDDRPFPLPAPRGAVALEGVTWVPPGTSQLVVQGFTCQIAPGECVGVIGPSGAGKSTLARLMTGVVTPSVGRVRLDGADIALWIKGGGSRHLGYLPQEVELFDGSVRDNIARLADADPEAVVEAARLAGVHDAILRLPDGYDTFIGEGGAPLSGGQRQLIGLARAFFGSPSVVVLDEPNAHLDEAGEKALNAAVKQVKARGATIVIVTHRFGILDLCDKVAILRQGALTAYGTSEEIYQRFFSTLQSAAGTGRGAPPPTPAAKEDRLERTQARDRIRIPKTSEGMMQWL is encoded by the coding sequence ATGTCCATCGCCGCCGCGGGCCGAGCCGGCTCGCACGCGTCGGAAGGTCCCGCACCCACGGAGCTGCAGAAGGCGCTCGCGGCGAGCCGCGGCTCGCTGCTCCTCGTGTTCCTGTTCAGCTGCGGCTACAACCTCCTTCTGCTCGCGCCGCCTCTCTATCTGCTTCAGATCTACGACCGCGTGCTGGCGAGCCGCAGCGTCGAGACGCTGATCATGCTGACCCTCGTCGTCGTCATGGCGGTGGCGGTCGGAGCCGCGCTCGACTACGTCCGCCGCGCGGCGATGGGGCGGATCGGCGCCTGGCTGGAGGAGCGGCTCCGCCCCGGCGTGGTCACGGCCTCCTTCGAATACGCGCGGCGCGGCAACGCGCAGGTCGCGGCCGAGGCGACGCGCGACCTCGCGGCTCTGCGCCAGTTCATCGCCTCGCCGGCGAGCGTCACGCTCTTCGATGCGCCCTGGGCGCTGGTCTTCCTCGGCGTCCTCTTCCTCGTGCATCCGCTCCTGGGCGCCATCGGCGCCGTCGGCGCCGTCGCGATGCTGACGGCCGCGATCGCGGGCGAGATCCTCACGAAGGCGCCGGCCGCGCGCGCCCAGCTGGCGGACGCGGCGACCCATCGGCGCCTCGCCGGCGCCCTGCGAAACGTCCAGACGATCCGCGCCATGGGCATGCTCGACGGCGCCGCCGATCTCGTCTGCCGGGACGTGGAGGGCGCCGGCGCGGCGCACGCGTCCGCCATGCGCCGCGCGGAGACGCTGCAATCCCTCTCGCGCGGGACGCGGGCCCTCGTCCAGATCCTGATCATGGGAGCCGCCGCCTGGCTCGTTCTGCGCGAGCACCTGAGCGCCGGCATCATCTTCGCCTCGTCCCTGCTGCTCGGCCGGGCGCTCGCGCCGATGGAGGGCGTCGTGGCGGGCTGGAAGGCCGGCGGCGGGGCGCGGACCGCCTTCGGCCGTCTCCAGTCGGTCCTGCGCGACGGCGCGCCGCCGCGCGACGATCGCCCGTTCCCGCTGCCGGCGCCGCGCGGCGCGGTGGCGCTGGAGGGAGTCACCTGGGTGCCGCCCGGGACGAGCCAGCTCGTCGTGCAGGGGTTCACCTGCCAGATCGCTCCGGGCGAATGCGTCGGCGTGATCGGCCCCTCCGGCGCCGGCAAGTCGACCCTGGCGCGGCTGATGACGGGCGTCGTCACGCCCTCGGTCGGGCGCGTGCGTCTCGACGGGGCGGACATCGCGCTGTGGATCAAGGGCGGCGGATCGCGCCACCTCGGCTACCTTCCGCAGGAGGTCGAGCTGTTCGACGGCTCCGTGCGCGACAACATCGCCCGGCTCGCCGACGCCGATCCCGAAGCGGTCGTCGAGGCCGCGCGGCTCGCCGGCGTGCACGACGCGATCCTGCGCCTGCCCGACGGCTACGACACCTTCATCGGCGAGGGCGGGGCGCCTCTGTCGGGCGGCCAGCGGCAGCTGATCGGGCTCGCCCGCGCCTTCTTCGGGTCGCCGAGCGTCGTCGTCCTCGACGAGCCCAACGCCCATCTCGACGAGGCCGGCGAGAAGGCGCTCAACGCCGCGGTGAAGCAGGTCAAGGCCCGCGGGGCCACGATCGTGATCGTCACGCACCGCTTCGGCATCCTCGACCTGTGCGACAAGGTCGCCATCCTGCGCCAGGGCGCGCTCACCGCCTACGGCACGAGCGAGGAGATCTACCAGCGCTTCTTCAGCACCCTCCAGAGCGCGGCCGGAACCGGGCGCGGCGCGCCGCCGCCCACCCCCGCGGCGAAGGAGGACCGCCTCGAGCGGACGCAGGCGCGGGATCGGATCAGGATTCCCAAGACGTCGGAAGGGATGATGCAATGGCTCTGA
- a CDS encoding HlyD family type I secretion periplasmic adaptor subunit, which yields MSAPAPQSTPPRDWYAAVPRSARGPTLLGSVVLGATFLAFGVWANAAPIAGAVVATGVFVTTGSNKTVQHLEGGVIKDILVREGDHVTPGQTLVLLDEVAPRAELRRLQLRFARTLAAEARLVAEIEGHQEVGFPEVLLAKASDPDVAEMIERQRLTFSARRRHLDSEIATLTRGLDALQERVGGNEVQLGAVREQIAFFEEELADKEQLLSQGLVRRPEVLALQRARSNMHGEIGRLIGDLGDAKERIARGQEQINALRNAAVKAAVEELQHVHAEMSDLRERIRSAENVLERIRIVAPVEGVVVKMRYHTAGGVIEAGKNVMEIVPVDEPLLIEAKVRPRDIDSVRRGQNASVRLTALNQRTTPMVEGEVIYLSADTLPEERPLSADESDLYVVRIALDEGSVARVPHFEPTAGMPAEVYIETAERTFFEYLMRPLKDSMARAFRES from the coding sequence ATGAGCGCACCGGCACCGCAATCCACGCCCCCCCGCGACTGGTACGCCGCCGTGCCGCGCAGCGCCCGGGGCCCGACGCTCCTCGGCAGCGTCGTGCTCGGGGCGACCTTTCTCGCCTTCGGCGTCTGGGCGAACGCGGCGCCCATCGCCGGCGCCGTCGTCGCGACCGGCGTCTTCGTGACCACGGGCTCGAACAAGACCGTGCAGCACCTCGAGGGCGGCGTCATCAAGGACATCCTCGTGCGCGAGGGCGATCACGTCACGCCGGGGCAGACCCTGGTCCTCCTCGACGAGGTCGCGCCGCGGGCCGAGCTGCGCCGGCTGCAGCTGCGCTTCGCCCGCACGCTCGCGGCGGAGGCCCGGCTCGTCGCCGAGATCGAGGGCCACCAGGAGGTCGGCTTCCCGGAGGTGCTGCTCGCCAAGGCCTCGGACCCGGACGTGGCGGAGATGATCGAGCGCCAGCGGCTCACCTTCAGCGCGCGTCGCCGCCATCTCGACAGCGAGATCGCCACCCTCACCCGCGGCCTCGACGCGCTCCAGGAGCGCGTGGGCGGCAACGAGGTCCAGCTCGGCGCCGTGCGCGAGCAGATCGCCTTCTTCGAGGAGGAGCTCGCCGACAAGGAGCAGCTCCTCTCGCAAGGGCTCGTGCGCCGGCCGGAGGTGCTCGCCCTGCAGCGGGCCCGCTCCAACATGCACGGCGAGATCGGCCGGCTGATCGGGGATCTCGGAGACGCCAAGGAGCGCATCGCCCGCGGGCAGGAGCAGATCAACGCCCTGCGCAACGCGGCGGTGAAGGCGGCGGTCGAGGAGCTCCAGCACGTCCATGCCGAGATGAGCGATCTGCGCGAGCGGATCCGCTCGGCCGAGAACGTGCTGGAGCGCATCCGCATCGTCGCGCCGGTGGAGGGCGTGGTGGTGAAGATGCGCTACCACACGGCCGGCGGCGTGATCGAGGCCGGCAAGAACGTGATGGAGATCGTGCCCGTGGACGAGCCGCTCCTGATCGAGGCGAAGGTGCGCCCGCGCGACATCGACAGCGTCCGCCGCGGCCAGAACGCCTCCGTACGCCTCACGGCGCTCAACCAGCGCACGACGCCGATGGTCGAGGGCGAGGTGATCTACCTCTCGGCCGACACCCTTCCCGAGGAGCGGCCGCTGTCCGCCGACGAGAGCGACCTCTACGTCGTGCGCATCGCGCTCGACGAGGGCTCGGTCGCGCGCGTGCCGCATTTCGAGCCGACCGCCGGCATGCCGGCCGAGGTGTACATCGAGACGGCCGAGCGCACCTTCTTCGAGTACCTGATGCGGCCGCTGAAGGACAGCATGGCCCGCGCCTTCCGCGAATCGTGA
- a CDS encoding response regulator transcription factor, translating to MHSSPRPKPAILVVDAHELSRALLTEALATRLDAVDVIGLASPDAWRADATVVARLAIFCMPAQAGAAAAERWTREHPDGGTSEPAVPLLLLCEEDDARAECRALAAGFKGLISSEASLELLVAAARVIMAGGIYFPQLVSAAAPLVAAQDAGAPIDTGAPRRADAAAVTDAPSPAGTPALTARETLVLAELRRGHSNKVIARALNMSENTAKMHVRRILAKLRVRNRTEAAVLVNTPRQ from the coding sequence GTGCATTCCTCACCGCGCCCGAAACCCGCGATCCTCGTCGTCGACGCCCACGAGCTCTCGCGCGCGCTGTTGACCGAAGCGCTCGCGACGCGGCTCGACGCCGTCGACGTGATCGGACTGGCCAGCCCGGACGCGTGGCGCGCAGACGCGACGGTCGTCGCGCGGCTGGCGATCTTCTGCATGCCGGCGCAGGCCGGCGCCGCGGCGGCGGAACGCTGGACGCGGGAGCACCCGGACGGCGGGACGAGCGAGCCCGCCGTTCCGCTCCTCCTCCTGTGCGAGGAGGACGACGCCCGCGCGGAGTGCCGGGCCCTGGCCGCGGGCTTCAAGGGGCTGATCTCGAGCGAGGCGTCGCTCGAGCTCCTGGTCGCGGCCGCTCGCGTGATCATGGCGGGAGGGATCTACTTCCCGCAGCTCGTCTCGGCGGCGGCGCCGCTCGTGGCCGCCCAGGACGCCGGTGCGCCGATCGACACGGGCGCGCCCCGTCGCGCCGACGCCGCGGCTGTCACCGACGCACCCTCCCCCGCCGGGACTCCGGCGCTGACGGCGCGAGAGACCCTCGTCCTCGCCGAGCTGCGCCGCGGGCATTCGAACAAGGTGATCGCCCGCGCCCTGAACATGTCCGAGAACACCGCCAAGATGCACGTGCGGCGCATCCTCGCCAAGCTGCGGGTGCGCAATCGCACGGAAGCGGCCGTCCTGGTCAATACGCCACGGCAATGA
- a CDS encoding type I secretion system permease/ATPase, whose amino-acid sequence MDRHDDYETRADLPEREEAFVDIGPEGFASAPTAGSLVGSLKALEARYAASAGARYIGPDRASPEPRPVTEPTPERPVTKAAAAAVPLVEQALAAPPAPSAPPAPPPEAPPQPARAATAQPAFPVPERLRTRPAPPPPEAPAARRSKPAAEAAQPEPRLRAPAARAEPLARTRAQPPATAPGGGRPPKTPQGGGGGGGGGGNDRGGGVQSRSRDMDFRTVLTTGLAQARRNLVTVALFSFVVNMLVLAIPIYLFQVSDRVLTSRSLDTLAMLTLIVVGAIAAHALLDMMRRLILVRIATEAESKLGAPVLSAAAKAAQNGSSREFQTLSDLQQLRSFITGPVLLTMLDSPTVPLYMLVVFLIHPELGFIVFASSLVLLTLAAINQRMTALSFAKANAYASRANLQADAMARNAQVINAMGMTPEGVAIWGRETAESLTAQVMAQDRNIVLAGISKFLRLCTQVAILGYGAFLALEGTLTGGMIIAASIVASRALQPVEGTIEGWKNFVQARSAYARIRALLQSSPLNLERLRLPRPRGKLEVERILYVPPPNKKVILNGVTFSLEPGESLAIVGNSGTGKSTLARMLVGSIVPTAGNVRLDHMELRNWDPRQFGESVGYLPQDVQLFPGTIKQNIARMREDATDAQVFEAAELADVHEMISHFAQGYETPIAMDGSPLSGGQKQRIGLARAFFGEPRFVVLDEPNSNLDTHGERALAKALVRAKERGITIVAITQRPTLLKSVDKIMILNEGNVKALGPRDQMLPVLFGKKADGSRLPGADATPLIDE is encoded by the coding sequence ATGGATCGCCACGACGATTACGAGACGCGCGCCGACCTGCCGGAGCGCGAGGAGGCGTTTGTCGACATCGGCCCCGAGGGCTTCGCGTCGGCGCCGACGGCGGGTTCCCTGGTGGGGAGCCTCAAGGCGCTCGAGGCGCGCTACGCGGCGAGCGCGGGAGCGCGCTACATCGGCCCCGACCGCGCGTCGCCGGAGCCGCGGCCAGTGACGGAGCCGACGCCGGAGCGGCCGGTCACGAAGGCCGCCGCCGCGGCCGTGCCGCTCGTCGAGCAGGCCTTGGCGGCGCCTCCCGCACCGTCCGCACCGCCCGCACCGCCGCCCGAAGCACCGCCGCAGCCCGCGAGGGCGGCCACCGCCCAGCCGGCCTTCCCCGTGCCCGAACGGCTGCGGACGCGCCCCGCGCCGCCGCCGCCGGAAGCGCCCGCCGCGCGCCGCTCGAAGCCCGCCGCCGAGGCTGCGCAGCCGGAGCCGCGCCTGCGCGCTCCGGCCGCCCGCGCCGAGCCGCTCGCCCGGACGCGCGCGCAGCCGCCGGCGACCGCCCCCGGCGGCGGCCGGCCTCCGAAGACGCCGCAGGGCGGCGGCGGCGGCGGCGGAGGCGGCGGCAACGACCGTGGCGGCGGCGTCCAGTCCCGCTCGCGCGACATGGACTTCCGCACGGTGCTCACGACGGGTCTCGCGCAGGCGCGGCGAAACCTCGTCACCGTCGCCCTGTTCTCGTTCGTCGTGAACATGCTCGTTCTCGCGATCCCGATCTACCTGTTCCAGGTCTCGGACCGGGTGCTGACGAGCCGCAGCCTCGATACGCTCGCCATGCTGACGCTCATCGTGGTGGGCGCCATCGCGGCGCACGCGCTTCTCGACATGATGCGTCGCCTGATCCTGGTGCGGATCGCGACGGAGGCCGAGAGCAAGCTCGGCGCGCCCGTGCTCTCGGCGGCGGCGAAGGCCGCCCAGAACGGCTCCTCCCGCGAGTTCCAGACGCTCTCGGACCTGCAGCAGCTGCGCAGCTTCATCACGGGTCCGGTGCTGCTGACCATGCTCGACAGCCCCACCGTGCCCCTCTACATGCTCGTCGTTTTCCTGATCCACCCCGAGCTCGGCTTCATCGTCTTCGCGAGCAGCCTCGTCCTGCTCACGCTCGCGGCGATCAACCAGCGCATGACCGCCCTGTCCTTCGCCAAGGCGAACGCCTACGCCAGCCGCGCCAACCTCCAGGCGGACGCGATGGCGCGCAACGCGCAGGTCATCAACGCCATGGGCATGACCCCCGAAGGCGTGGCGATCTGGGGACGGGAGACGGCTGAGAGCCTGACCGCCCAGGTGATGGCGCAGGACCGCAACATCGTGCTCGCCGGGATCTCGAAGTTCCTGCGCCTGTGCACGCAGGTCGCGATCCTCGGCTACGGCGCCTTTCTCGCGCTCGAGGGCACGCTGACCGGCGGCATGATCATCGCCGCCTCCATCGTGGCGAGCCGCGCCCTGCAGCCGGTGGAGGGGACGATCGAGGGCTGGAAGAACTTCGTCCAGGCGCGGTCGGCCTACGCCCGCATCCGGGCTCTCCTGCAGTCCTCGCCGCTCAACCTGGAGCGCCTGCGCCTGCCGCGACCGCGGGGCAAGCTCGAGGTCGAGCGCATCCTGTACGTGCCGCCGCCGAACAAGAAGGTCATCCTCAACGGCGTCACCTTCTCGCTCGAGCCCGGCGAGAGCCTCGCCATCGTCGGCAATTCCGGCACCGGCAAATCCACGCTCGCGCGGATGCTGGTGGGCTCGATCGTGCCCACGGCCGGGAACGTGCGGCTCGACCACATGGAGCTGCGCAACTGGGACCCGCGGCAATTCGGCGAGAGCGTCGGCTACCTGCCGCAGGACGTGCAGCTCTTCCCCGGCACGATCAAGCAGAACATAGCCCGCATGCGCGAGGACGCCACCGACGCGCAGGTCTTCGAGGCGGCCGAGCTCGCCGACGTGCACGAGATGATCTCGCATTTCGCGCAAGGCTACGAGACGCCCATCGCCATGGACGGCAGCCCGCTCTCCGGCGGGCAGAAGCAGCGCATCGGGCTCGCCCGGGCCTTCTTCGGCGAGCCGCGCTTCGTGGTGCTCGACGAGCCGAACTCCAACCTCGACACCCATGGCGAGCGGGCGCTGGCCAAGGCGCTGGTGCGTGCGAAGGAGCGCGGGATCACGATCGTCGCCATCACCCAGCGCCCCACGCTGCTCAAGAGCGTCGACAAGATCATGATCCTGAACGAGGGCAACGTGAAGGCGCTCGGGCCGCGCGACCAGATGCTGCCCGTGCTGTTCGGCAAGAAGGCGGACGGGTCGCGGCTTCCCGGCGCCGACGCCACCCCGCTGATCGACGAGTGA
- a CDS encoding PAS domain S-box protein, which produces MFHSPGFTPSADDVLALVGDGVIATDEAGRILIFSQAAESMFGYEAAEALGRSVEMLMPPVHRDGHAEDVRRFARDAAPRQRLMGRRREVVGLRRDGSTFPIEATLSRREIDGRTVLTVVVRDITDRKRIEAELKTRSEALERSERRLRLALRGGRMGVWEWDPVACELLLDAAARRIWRLPEELRLTREEAFRRVHPDDIGALRAAIAEAERTGADYRSEYRIRDDEGGVRWLAEKGSVLPVDPESGAGKPGMLGVVFDVTERRALDEQRDLLAAEVEHRMKNTLGLVNAIVGLSAGSADSVDGYRRALQGRLGALADTQRHLDGGGIGATLSDMLLSELEPYRAGEGGNVVLDGPMVALPDALATSLRLAVHELATNAAKYGALSRPGGRLAVCWRIEGADGARRLVLDWRESGGPEVAPPRRRGFGSTVIESTLAQSLRGEVDLDYDPAGLRCRIVLPLEAG; this is translated from the coding sequence ATGTTCCATTCCCCCGGCTTCACCCCGTCCGCCGACGACGTGCTGGCGCTCGTGGGCGACGGCGTCATCGCCACCGACGAGGCGGGCCGAATCCTGATCTTCAGCCAGGCGGCCGAGAGCATGTTCGGCTACGAGGCGGCGGAGGCGCTCGGGCGATCGGTCGAGATGCTGATGCCGCCCGTTCACCGCGACGGCCACGCCGAGGACGTGCGGCGCTTCGCGCGAGACGCCGCGCCGCGCCAGCGGCTGATGGGGCGCCGACGCGAGGTCGTCGGCCTGCGTCGCGACGGCAGCACGTTCCCGATCGAGGCGACCCTGTCGCGGCGGGAGATCGACGGGCGCACGGTTCTCACCGTCGTCGTGCGCGACATCACCGACCGCAAGCGCATCGAGGCCGAGCTGAAGACCCGCTCGGAGGCGCTGGAGCGCAGCGAGCGGCGCCTGCGCCTCGCCCTTCGCGGCGGGCGCATGGGCGTGTGGGAGTGGGATCCGGTCGCCTGCGAGCTGCTGCTCGACGCCGCCGCACGGCGGATCTGGCGGTTGCCGGAGGAGCTGCGGCTGACGCGCGAGGAGGCCTTCCGGCGCGTCCACCCGGACGACATCGGCGCCCTCCGGGCCGCCATCGCCGAGGCCGAGCGCACCGGGGCGGACTATCGCAGCGAGTACCGGATCCGCGACGACGAGGGCGGTGTGCGCTGGCTCGCCGAGAAAGGATCCGTGCTCCCCGTCGATCCCGAGAGCGGCGCCGGGAAGCCCGGGATGCTCGGCGTCGTCTTCGACGTCACCGAGCGCCGCGCCCTCGACGAGCAGCGCGATCTGCTGGCGGCCGAGGTCGAGCATCGCATGAAGAACACGCTCGGCCTCGTCAACGCTATCGTCGGGCTCAGCGCCGGCAGCGCCGACAGCGTCGACGGCTATCGGCGCGCGCTGCAGGGGCGGCTCGGGGCGCTCGCCGACACCCAGCGCCACCTCGACGGCGGCGGCATCGGCGCGACCCTGTCCGACATGCTGCTCTCCGAGCTCGAACCGTACCGGGCCGGGGAGGGTGGAAACGTCGTCCTCGACGGCCCCATGGTCGCACTGCCGGACGCGCTCGCGACGTCGCTGCGTCTCGCCGTGCACGAGCTGGCGACGAACGCCGCGAAGTACGGCGCGCTCAGCCGCCCTGGCGGGCGCCTCGCCGTCTGCTGGCGCATCGAAGGCGCGGACGGCGCGCGCCGGCTCGTGCTCGACTGGCGCGAGAGCGGCGGCCCCGAGGTCGCGCCGCCGCGCCGCCGCGGCTTCGGCAGCACGGTGATCGAGAGCACGCTCGCCCAGTCCCTTCGCGGCGAGGTCGATCTCGATTACGATCCGGCCGGCTTGCGCTGTCGCATCGTCCTGCCGCTCGAGGCCGGCTGA
- a CDS encoding DUF6894 family protein, with product MPRYFFDLVRNGEIIRDSSGVDLANDDAARRIAREAIDDFRLEDAALALDGWRLVVTDETGRFVADIAVLKMYS from the coding sequence ATGCCGCGCTACTTCTTCGACCTGGTCCGCAACGGTGAAATCATCCGGGACTCGTCGGGCGTCGACCTCGCGAACGACGACGCGGCGCGGAGGATCGCGCGCGAGGCGATCGACGACTTTCGTCTCGAGGACGCCGCGCTGGCCCTGGACGGCTGGCGGCTCGTCGTCACCGATGAAACTGGAAGATTCGTAGCCGACATCGCCGTGCTGAAGATGTATTCGTAA
- a CDS encoding HlyD family type I secretion periplasmic adaptor subunit, with protein sequence MALTPAPTKAAKTARQARLGSGALLVAPPSPYPRIRRLALAGNLVVATFIVGLGGWSVHAPLASAAVAPGIVESETRRKTIQHLEGGIVRLILVGDGDTVRAGEPLIVMDDTRARTQVAVLRDQLADARTREARLAAERAGAQRIVFPGELLQRARRDRSVADLVASQEAQFDSRMETHRARRAVIAERIAQIEEEITGLLAQRDAAEARARIAGEEIATVADLVERGLATRPRLLTLHREQAELDGRRGEIEARTWRARQAIAEARAELMTLDSDLRETATRELHETRTRILALVEEIEAAQDRLVRTAVVAPQDGVVSDLRVHTPGGVVQPGEPLLDLVPSDDRLVVEARLRPEDVDVVRVGQKAEVQVTAYKARRAPPLPGTVVHVSADRLVDRRTEQPYYGMRIALDATALAERADLSLVPGMPVAAFVETGESTVAVYALGPLLDTLDRAFRED encoded by the coding sequence ATGGCTCTGACGCCGGCGCCCACGAAGGCCGCCAAGACCGCCAGGCAGGCGCGCCTCGGCTCGGGCGCGCTCCTCGTCGCGCCGCCGAGCCCGTATCCGCGCATCCGCAGGCTCGCGCTCGCCGGAAACCTCGTCGTCGCGACCTTCATCGTCGGGCTCGGCGGATGGTCGGTCCATGCGCCCCTCGCCAGCGCGGCGGTGGCGCCGGGGATCGTCGAATCCGAGACCCGCCGCAAGACGATCCAGCATCTCGAGGGCGGCATCGTCCGGCTGATCCTGGTGGGGGACGGCGACACGGTCCGCGCGGGAGAGCCGCTGATCGTGATGGACGACACGCGCGCGCGCACCCAGGTCGCGGTGCTGCGCGACCAGCTCGCCGACGCGCGGACGCGCGAGGCGCGGCTCGCCGCCGAGCGCGCCGGCGCCCAGCGCATCGTCTTTCCCGGGGAATTGCTGCAGCGCGCGAGGCGCGACCGGTCGGTCGCGGATCTCGTCGCGAGCCAGGAGGCGCAGTTCGACAGCCGCATGGAGACCCACCGCGCCCGCAGGGCCGTGATCGCCGAGCGGATCGCCCAGATCGAGGAGGAGATCACCGGCCTCCTCGCCCAGCGCGACGCCGCGGAGGCGCGCGCGCGCATCGCCGGCGAGGAGATCGCCACCGTCGCCGATCTCGTCGAGCGGGGCCTCGCCACGCGTCCGCGCCTGCTCACGCTGCACCGCGAGCAGGCGGAGCTCGACGGTCGCCGCGGCGAGATCGAGGCGCGGACCTGGCGCGCCCGGCAGGCCATCGCCGAAGCCCGGGCCGAGCTGATGACCCTCGACAGCGATCTGCGCGAGACCGCGACCCGCGAGCTGCACGAGACCCGGACGCGGATCCTCGCCCTCGTGGAGGAGATCGAGGCCGCCCAGGATCGGCTGGTCCGCACGGCCGTGGTCGCGCCGCAGGACGGCGTCGTCTCGGACCTGCGGGTCCATACGCCCGGCGGCGTCGTCCAGCCCGGCGAGCCGCTCCTCGACCTCGTCCCCTCCGACGATCGCCTCGTGGTCGAGGCGCGGCTGCGGCCGGAGGACGTCGACGTCGTGCGGGTCGGCCAGAAGGCCGAGGTGCAGGTCACGGCCTACAAGGCGCGGCGCGCGCCGCCGCTGCCCGGCACCGTGGTGCACGTCTCCGCGGATCGTCTCGTCGATCGCCGCACGGAGCAGCCCTATTACGGCATGCGCATCGCGCTCGACGCGACCGCGCTCGCGGAACGGGCCGACTTGAGCCTCGTGCCGGGCATGCCCGTCGCCGCCTTCGTCGAGACGGGCGAGAGCACCGTCGCCGTCTACGCGCTCGGGCCGCTGCTCGACACGCTGGACCGTGCCTTCAGGGAGGATTGA
- a CDS encoding aldo/keto reductase translates to MPRVPLGRSGLRVSRLCLGTMTFGARTDEAEAARIYARARDLGVDFLDTADTYAGGASEAIVGRLIAGHRDEIVLASKLGNPVGPGPNQRGLSPAWMSREVPRMLKRLATDRIDVLYLHKEDPHAPLEETVRGLERLVRAGDVLAVGVSNHKAWRVARLVALCEEAGIGTPVVCQPLYHALNRTAEIELLPACAALGLSVFPYSPMARGVLSGKYAPGAAAPDDSRAAVRDRRLLETEFRPETLAAAARLAEHAAARGVSPGALAIAFVLANPLVGGCIVGPRTRDQLAPYEEALRLAWTPEDEKVVAAIVPAGATAAPHFVDPAYPVEGRPRSGA, encoded by the coding sequence ATGCCGCGCGTGCCCCTCGGACGGAGCGGATTGCGGGTCTCGCGCCTGTGCCTCGGCACGATGACCTTCGGCGCCCGCACGGACGAGGCCGAGGCGGCGCGCATCTACGCCCGCGCCCGCGATCTCGGGGTCGACTTCCTCGACACGGCGGACACCTATGCCGGCGGCGCCTCGGAGGCGATCGTCGGGCGCCTGATCGCCGGCCATCGCGACGAGATCGTCCTCGCCTCGAAGCTCGGCAACCCTGTCGGGCCGGGCCCGAACCAGCGCGGGCTCTCGCCCGCCTGGATGTCCCGCGAGGTCCCGCGCATGCTGAAGCGGCTCGCGACCGATCGCATCGACGTGCTCTACCTCCACAAGGAGGATCCGCACGCGCCGCTCGAGGAGACCGTGCGCGGGCTCGAGCGGCTGGTGCGGGCGGGCGACGTGCTCGCCGTCGGCGTCTCGAACCACAAGGCCTGGCGCGTGGCGCGCCTCGTCGCCCTGTGCGAGGAGGCCGGCATCGGAACGCCCGTCGTCTGCCAGCCGCTCTACCACGCCCTCAACCGCACGGCCGAGATCGAGCTCCTGCCGGCCTGCGCGGCGCTCGGCCTGTCGGTCTTTCCCTACAGCCCGATGGCGCGCGGCGTGCTCAGCGGCAAGTACGCGCCGGGCGCCGCCGCGCCGGACGACAGCCGCGCGGCCGTCCGCGACAGGCGCCTGCTCGAGACGGAATTCCGGCCCGAGACCCTCGCCGCCGCGGCGCGCCTCGCGGAGCACGCGGCCGCCCGCGGCGTCTCGCCGGGCGCCCTCGCGATCGCCTTCGTGCTGGCCAATCCGCTGGTGGGCGGCTGCATCGTCGGGCCGCGCACGCGCGACCAGCTCGCGCCCTACGAGGAAGCGCTGCGTCTCGCCTGGACGCCGGAGGACGAGAAGGTGGTCGCGGCGATCGTTCCCGCGGGCGCCACGGCCGCGCCGCATTTCGTCGACCCGGCCTATCCCGTCGAGGGGAGGCCCCGGTCCGGCGCTTGA